A section of the Candidatus Omnitrophota bacterium genome encodes:
- a CDS encoding DUF748 domain-containing protein, translated as MKIALKIVFIFVVIFMLLFAGLFFYISSNGKNLIVGQLKQNLNMPVSLDEFSIKFPLSISLKNLAIGELIKVKEISFYPNLLGVFAGKIVLGGLQITQPVINLVQDANGKLNLPEFKQGGKEPPFFATDLVIIDGRLNFTDKKIIAEGFKIIMDKINISVAKVMVPITSLNTKFKMSSSLLNSEGITIGNFDFSGWVDFGRKDMDAVFTVKDLDITNFSLYYGDFISTKKLQSAKLEFLSKLTAKSNDLSILSNLKLYNLIYAPQEPISESQSQLEMPKPDFAKNALDLFTDKGGNLNLEFNIDTKLDNPQISVKQLKKEILRAAVRNLSNQNPAQLMEKISNTVDQFKDFGKQMKELFKKNKE; from the coding sequence CTAATGGTAAAAACTTAATTGTTGGCCAGTTAAAGCAGAATTTAAATATGCCTGTTAGCCTGGATGAATTCTCTATAAAGTTTCCTCTTTCTATCAGCCTCAAGAATCTCGCAATTGGCGAACTTATAAAGGTAAAAGAAATCTCATTTTATCCAAACCTGCTGGGAGTTTTTGCTGGCAAAATTGTGCTTGGTGGATTGCAAATTACCCAGCCAGTTATTAATCTTGTCCAAGATGCTAATGGCAAGCTTAATCTTCCTGAATTTAAGCAGGGTGGTAAAGAACCCCCGTTTTTTGCCACCGATTTAGTTATTATTGATGGCCGCCTTAATTTTACAGATAAAAAAATTATTGCTGAAGGTTTCAAGATTATAATGGATAAGATTAATATTAGTGTGGCAAAGGTTATGGTTCCGATAACTTCGCTAAATACAAAATTCAAAATGTCTTCCTCGCTTTTAAATTCAGAAGGGATAACAATTGGAAATTTTGATTTTTCCGGTTGGGTTGATTTTGGCCGAAAAGATATGGACGCCGTGTTTACAGTTAAAGATTTAGATATCACTAATTTTTCTTTATATTATGGCGATTTTATCTCTACAAAGAAACTTCAGTCAGCGAAGCTGGAGTTTCTTTCTAAGCTTACCGCAAAAAGTAATGATCTGTCAATTTTGTCCAATCTTAAGCTTTATAATTTAATCTATGCGCCTCAAGAGCCTATCTCTGAATCCCAGTCGCAATTAGAGATGCCAAAACCAGATTTTGCCAAGAACGCACTTGATTTGTTTACTGATAAAGGCGGAAACCTGAACCTTGAGTTTAACATAGATACCAAGTTAGATAACCCCCAGATTAGCGTAAAGCAGCTTAAAAAAGAGATTTTAAGAGCGGCTGTGAGAAATCTTTCAAATCAAAATCCAGCGCAATTAATGGAGAAAATTTCTAACACAGTTGACCAATTTAAGGATTTTGGAAAGCAGATGAAAGAGTTATTTAAGAAAAATAAGGAGTAG
- a CDS encoding response regulator: MDKKKSTILVVDDEPQVVNILKDFLGIKGYDVSGALSGEEAIEMLKSKKADLILLDILMPGLKGPEVAKIVKKLYPDTKIVIITAFPKLLKEIDKDNILQGILIKPFKLQELYPKLQELLLQKASSDEIDNKEINAKTLYIKADILIITPSMETYTFLREQLELLSYRGQQYEFDIATKESEVLDRVDLFKPDIVIFEETYLNSMDYDLPDKIREYSPKTKKVFSFDLANAQNDYNKLQNLIAVLRQICIENGLVQVG; encoded by the coding sequence ATGGATAAAAAGAAATCAACAATATTAGTAGTAGATGATGAGCCGCAAGTCGTCAATATCCTTAAGGATTTCCTTGGCATTAAAGGATACGATGTATCCGGAGCTTTAAGCGGCGAAGAAGCAATAGAAATGCTCAAATCAAAAAAAGCAGACTTGATCCTTCTTGACATCCTCATGCCCGGGCTAAAAGGGCCTGAAGTGGCAAAAATCGTAAAAAAGCTTTATCCGGATACTAAAATTGTCATAATTACCGCTTTTCCAAAACTGCTCAAAGAAATTGATAAAGACAACATACTTCAGGGAATCTTAATTAAGCCCTTCAAACTCCAGGAGCTCTACCCAAAATTACAGGAATTATTATTACAAAAAGCCTCCTCTGATGAAATAGATAACAAAGAAATTAACGCAAAGACTCTATATATAAAAGCGGACATCCTCATAATTACGCCTTCAATGGAAACATATACTTTCTTACGGGAGCAACTTGAGTTACTCTCCTATCGCGGGCAACAATACGAATTTGACATAGCAACAAAAGAATCAGAAGTTCTTGATAGGGTTGACCTCTTTAAACCGGATATTGTAATCTTCGAAGAAACTTATTTAAATAGCATGGATTATGATTTGCCGGATAAAATCCGCGAATACTCTCCAAAAACTAAAAAAGTATTTTCTTTTGATCTAGCCAACGCTCAAAACGATTATAATAAATTACAAAATCTCATTGCTGTACTTAGGCAAATCTGCATTGAAAATGGGCTTGTGCAGGTAGGTTAA